In Halapricum desulfuricans, a single window of DNA contains:
- a CDS encoding ABC1 kinase family protein codes for MNLRAYRRFFTVVRQFLPLVIAYARDRRRYLLVGSSRRVTSEQRHRRATVLLETLLTLGPTFIKLGQLLSTRPDILPPEYVEEFSKLQDRVPPADWDDAREVLEGELGPVDERFSDFDTEAISGASLGQVYYAEIEGDPVAVKVRRPGVEDLVEADLRVIRWTLPFVMYFVDDARSFSLETLADEFATTIREEMDYGREAEMLTEIRSNFADDDRIAIPPVVESHSTGRVLTMEYIPGTKIDDVETLDEKGIDRTRLAETLERAYFQMIVEDGVFHADPHPGNLAVQDDGTLVFYDFGMSGRVDSFIQEKIIDFYTAVAEQDIDAILDALVEMGTLSPEADRQVMADVMELAIADARGEDIEQYRVQQIIQQVEDTIYEFPLRLPGNLALVLRVATVVEGVCVTLDSDFDFISVATDFLREEGYLKESARQFVRDRASEFQEATRSTVRIPPKLESALDRIEREEFYVRADIEDSDDLLDVLAGRIVLGLLLSSGIASTALLFALSTIEATAVAAVGSLFVAVLLYRSFRKRRGIRATPQFTRQQMRKRDSSTDTEEPPLGPFDGKSADEATEE; via the coding sequence GTGAATCTCCGCGCTTATCGGCGGTTCTTCACCGTCGTCCGGCAGTTCCTGCCGCTGGTGATCGCCTACGCCCGTGACCGCCGTCGGTACCTGCTCGTCGGTTCGAGCCGCCGCGTCACGTCCGAACAGCGCCACCGCCGGGCGACGGTGTTGCTGGAGACGCTGCTGACGCTCGGACCGACGTTCATCAAACTCGGGCAACTCCTCTCGACGCGGCCGGACATCCTCCCCCCGGAGTACGTCGAGGAGTTCTCGAAACTCCAGGATCGCGTCCCACCCGCCGACTGGGACGACGCGCGCGAGGTCCTCGAAGGCGAGCTCGGCCCGGTCGACGAGCGGTTCAGCGACTTCGACACCGAGGCGATCAGCGGGGCCAGTCTCGGGCAGGTTTACTACGCGGAGATTGAGGGCGATCCCGTCGCCGTGAAGGTTCGTCGCCCGGGCGTCGAGGACCTCGTTGAGGCCGACCTGCGGGTCATCCGGTGGACGCTCCCGTTCGTGATGTATTTCGTCGACGACGCCCGGTCGTTCTCGCTGGAGACGCTGGCCGACGAGTTCGCCACGACGATCCGCGAGGAGATGGACTACGGACGCGAGGCCGAGATGCTGACCGAGATCCGGTCGAACTTCGCCGACGACGACCGGATCGCCATCCCGCCGGTCGTCGAGAGTCACTCGACCGGCCGAGTGCTCACCATGGAGTACATTCCCGGCACGAAGATCGACGACGTCGAGACCCTCGACGAGAAGGGAATCGATCGGACGCGACTCGCGGAGACGCTCGAGCGCGCGTATTTCCAGATGATCGTCGAGGACGGTGTCTTCCACGCCGATCCCCACCCGGGTAACCTCGCCGTGCAGGACGACGGGACGCTCGTGTTCTACGATTTCGGAATGAGCGGGCGAGTCGATTCGTTCATTCAGGAGAAGATCATCGACTTCTATACGGCAGTCGCCGAGCAGGACATCGACGCGATTCTGGACGCGCTCGTCGAGATGGGGACGCTCTCGCCGGAGGCCGACCGGCAGGTCATGGCCGACGTGATGGAACTGGCCATTGCGGATGCCCGCGGCGAGGACATCGAGCAGTACCGCGTCCAGCAGATCATCCAACAGGTCGAGGACACGATCTACGAGTTCCCGCTGCGGTTGCCGGGGAACCTCGCACTCGTCCTCCGGGTCGCGACCGTCGTCGAAGGGGTCTGTGTGACGCTCGATTCCGACTTCGATTTCATCTCGGTGGCGACCGACTTCCTCCGGGAAGAGGGGTACCTCAAGGAGAGTGCCCGGCAGTTCGTGCGCGACCGCGCGAGCGAGTTTCAGGAAGCGACTCGCTCGACGGTTCGGATCCCTCCGAAACTGGAATCCGCGCTCGACCGGATCGAACGCGAGGAGTTCTACGTCCGGGCGGACATCGAGGACTCCGACGACTTGCTCGATGTCCTCGCGGGTCGGATCGTGCTTGGACTCCTGCTCTCGAGCGGGATCGCCTCGACCGCGTTGCTCTTTGCGCTCTCGACGATCGAGGCGACCGCCGTCGCCGCCGTCGGGAGCCTGTTCGTCGCGGTACTGCTGTATCGATCGTTCCGCAAGCGACGCGGGATCCGGGCGACGCCGCAGTTCACGCGCCAGCAGATGCGAAAGCGCGACAGCTCGACGGACACGGAGGAGCCACCGCTCGGCCCGTTCGACGGCAAGAGTGCCGACGAAGCGACCGAAGAGTAG
- a CDS encoding 4Fe-4S dicluster domain-containing protein: MGEQWGFYFDPDSCMGCNACSIACKNRHDTDAGHVDWRRVETVSEGAFPDYEETNISLSCMHCEDAPCEEVCPTGAIEKRESDGIVTIDQDKCIGCGYCGWACPYGAPQYGDDGLMQKCNLCLDKGPGSGADAPSKNEQQANGEALEPACVDECVGDALDAGPVGELLDRASQEAAERFEQNRTNVIIDSTGENSVTGMQGVRQATEDS, encoded by the coding sequence ATGGGCGAACAGTGGGGTTTTTATTTCGACCCCGACAGCTGTATGGGCTGTAACGCCTGTTCGATCGCCTGCAAGAACCGCCACGACACCGACGCCGGCCACGTCGACTGGCGGCGCGTCGAGACGGTCTCGGAGGGTGCGTTCCCCGACTACGAGGAGACGAACATCTCCCTGTCGTGTATGCACTGCGAGGACGCCCCCTGCGAGGAGGTCTGTCCGACCGGTGCGATCGAGAAACGCGAGAGCGACGGGATCGTCACGATCGACCAGGACAAGTGTATCGGCTGTGGCTACTGCGGCTGGGCCTGTCCGTACGGCGCGCCACAGTACGGCGACGACGGCCTGATGCAGAAGTGTAACCTCTGTCTGGACAAGGGGCCGGGCAGCGGAGCCGACGCGCCTTCGAAGAACGAACAGCAGGCCAACGGCGAGGCGCTCGAACCGGCCTGTGTCGACGAATGTGTCGGCGACGCGCTCGACGCTGGCCCGGTCGGGGAGCTGCTCGACAGGGCCTCGCAGGAGGCCGCCGAGCGCTTCGAACAGAACCGGACGAACGTGATCATCGATTCGACCGGCGAGAACAGTGTGACAGGGATGCAAGGCGTCCGACAGGCGACTGAGGACTCATGA
- a CDS encoding E3 ubiquitin ligase family protein produces MTVGREALPMALSELLLPGVVAVAGLVVTSLGVRELWFGVRIYRGEPRAVADAANDPGPVEVVGTARPDEGTVEAPFSRAECLVCEWEVTQSEPTGDPDTAGRNWKTLATGLRGGPFRLEDDTASCRVEPSGSVRHLREQTVTVPAGTTPPDEIQAFIASHPDIEPQDETATVGPVEIRLGDEQRYVERRLDPGEDCYVYGSVHYDPSAGSRAGEVNVRIDGEGIRRFLIADSRERGVALEQVQIGLLPTLLGVALVGAAIALFV; encoded by the coding sequence ATGACAGTCGGCCGAGAAGCGCTGCCGATGGCACTGTCTGAACTGCTGTTACCGGGGGTTGTCGCCGTGGCGGGGCTGGTCGTCACCTCTCTGGGCGTGCGCGAACTGTGGTTCGGAGTCCGGATCTATCGCGGCGAGCCGCGAGCGGTGGCCGACGCCGCGAACGATCCGGGGCCGGTCGAGGTCGTCGGAACCGCCAGACCGGATGAGGGAACGGTCGAGGCACCGTTCTCCCGGGCCGAGTGTCTCGTCTGCGAGTGGGAGGTAACGCAGTCAGAGCCGACCGGCGATCCGGACACCGCGGGTCGAAACTGGAAGACGCTCGCGACCGGGCTTCGCGGCGGCCCCTTCCGACTGGAAGACGACACCGCCAGCTGTCGGGTCGAGCCGAGCGGTTCGGTCCGCCACCTGCGCGAACAGACGGTGACTGTCCCGGCCGGGACGACGCCACCCGATGAGATTCAGGCGTTCATCGCGTCTCATCCCGACATCGAGCCCCAGGACGAGACGGCTACGGTCGGCCCCGTCGAGATACGGCTCGGGGACGAACAGCGCTACGTCGAGCGGCGACTCGACCCCGGCGAGGACTGTTACGTGTACGGGTCCGTTCACTATGACCCGTCAGCGGGCAGTCGCGCCGGCGAGGTCAACGTCCGGATCGACGGGGAGGGAATCCGGCGGTTCCTGATCGCTGACTCCCGGGAACGGGGCGTCGCGCTCGAACAGGTGCAGATCGGACTCCTGCCGACGCTGCTGGGTGTCGCTCTGGTCGGGGCTGCGATCGCACTATTTGTCTAG
- a CDS encoding 4Fe-4S ferredoxin N-terminal domain-containing protein, whose product MTEHTTDADHESPPDAIPDTDLAADEFDQELGEQLGRDAQRYAEGEMSEDEFYEKYHDALIEEFGEDNRPVARGRDES is encoded by the coding sequence GTGACCGAACACACGACGGACGCGGACCACGAGTCGCCTCCCGACGCGATACCGGACACCGATCTGGCTGCCGACGAGTTCGATCAAGAGCTCGGCGAGCAGTTGGGCAGAGACGCCCAACGGTACGCGGAGGGCGAGATGAGCGAAGACGAGTTCTACGAGAAGTACCACGACGCGCTGATCGAGGAGTTCGGCGAGGACAACCGACCGGTCGCCAGGGGGAGGGACGAGTCGTGA
- the guaB gene encoding IMP dehydrogenase, whose translation MANDPQSFSAKLDVPEALTFDDVLLRPKESRVEPDEADMSTRVSKNVELQVPVLSAAMDTVTEGNMAIEMARQGGLGVLHQNMDVDRMVAEIERVKRADELVIRDVVTARPDQTVREVDAMMQQEGVSGAPVVDDDDEVLGIISGTDIRPYLEVGESDAVREAMTDEVITAGEDVTAREALELMYEHKIERVPIVDAENRLVGLVTMQGILQRREYDDAARDEDGALRCGAAVGPFEQDRAVAADEAGADVVFIDCAHAHNLNVVESAREIKSRVEADVVVGNIGTQEAAEDLVEFADGLKVGIGPGSICTTRVVSGAGMPQITAVTEVADVASRHDVPVIADGGIRYSGDAIKAIAAGADAVMLGSYFAGTDEAPGRVITMNGKKYKQYRGMGSVGAMSSGGGDRYLKDVEEDEEEEYVPEGVEAATPYKGSVESELHQLVGGMKSGMGYVGAETIPEFKQRSEFVRVSSAGHQESHPHDVMITDEAPNYRPDE comes from the coding sequence GTCCCGGTGTTGTCGGCGGCGATGGACACTGTCACCGAGGGGAACATGGCGATCGAGATGGCCCGGCAGGGCGGGCTGGGCGTGCTCCACCAGAACATGGACGTCGATCGTATGGTCGCCGAAATCGAACGCGTCAAGCGCGCGGACGAACTCGTCATCCGCGACGTCGTGACCGCCCGGCCGGACCAGACAGTCCGGGAGGTCGACGCGATGATGCAGCAGGAGGGCGTCTCCGGCGCGCCGGTCGTCGACGACGACGACGAGGTGCTCGGGATCATCTCCGGGACGGACATCCGACCGTACCTCGAGGTCGGGGAGTCCGACGCCGTCCGAGAGGCGATGACGGACGAAGTCATCACGGCCGGCGAAGACGTCACCGCGCGCGAGGCGCTCGAACTGATGTACGAACACAAGATCGAACGCGTGCCGATCGTCGACGCGGAGAACCGGCTGGTCGGACTCGTCACGATGCAGGGGATCCTCCAGCGTCGCGAGTACGACGACGCGGCCCGCGACGAGGACGGCGCACTGCGCTGTGGCGCGGCCGTCGGCCCCTTCGAGCAGGACCGCGCGGTCGCCGCCGACGAGGCGGGGGCCGACGTGGTCTTCATCGACTGTGCTCACGCCCACAACCTGAACGTCGTCGAGAGCGCTCGCGAGATCAAGTCACGGGTCGAGGCCGACGTCGTCGTCGGCAACATCGGGACCCAGGAGGCCGCCGAGGACCTCGTCGAGTTCGCCGACGGCCTCAAGGTCGGGATCGGCCCCGGCTCGATCTGTACGACGCGAGTCGTCTCGGGTGCGGGGATGCCCCAGATCACCGCCGTCACGGAGGTCGCTGACGTCGCCAGCCGACACGACGTTCCCGTGATCGCCGACGGCGGCATCCGGTACTCCGGCGACGCGATCAAGGCCATCGCCGCCGGTGCCGACGCCGTCATGCTCGGCTCGTACTTCGCCGGAACCGACGAAGCACCCGGCCGCGTCATCACGATGAACGGCAAGAAGTACAAGCAGTACCGCGGGATGGGCAGCGTCGGTGCGATGTCCTCCGGCGGCGGCGACCGATATCTCAAAGACGTCGAGGAAGACGAGGAAGAGGAGTACGTTCCCGAGGGCGTCGAGGCGGCGACGCCGTACAAGGGATCGGTCGAGTCGGAACTGCACCAGCTCGTCGGCGGCATGAAGTCCGGCATGGGGTATGTCGGTGCCGAGACGATCCCCGAGTTCAAGCAGCGCTCGGAGTTCGTCCGCGTCTCCAGCGCCGGCCACCAGGAGAGCCATCCCCACGACGTGATGATCACCGACGAAGCGCCCAACTACCGTCCCGACGAGTGA
- a CDS encoding helix-turn-helix domain-containing protein, whose product MSDAPTFTSVESGDGSVSGGHDTRDLWVTLKIYVGDDCPLTAIDADVENVDLQQMNGECRATIVSCDDEDLNVLQTHQEMGPDCVSQAFHRHGCIPRIVDTDEDSITVTVYPDERATIPKLVESIQDLGYVLDVERLVGVSPELITDSTVLCDLSILTEKQREAIELAVQRGYYARDSDVNLDGIASELDISNSALSRRLKSAEAKLMLELIDRADGDSC is encoded by the coding sequence ATGTCCGACGCTCCGACGTTCACGTCCGTCGAATCCGGGGACGGCTCCGTCAGTGGTGGCCACGACACCCGTGATCTGTGGGTGACACTCAAAATCTACGTTGGAGACGACTGCCCGCTGACGGCCATCGACGCGGACGTCGAGAACGTCGACTTACAGCAGATGAACGGCGAGTGCCGGGCGACGATCGTCTCTTGCGACGACGAAGACCTGAACGTCTTGCAAACGCACCAGGAGATGGGGCCGGACTGCGTCTCACAGGCGTTTCACCGACACGGGTGTATCCCACGCATCGTCGATACCGACGAGGATTCGATCACGGTTACGGTGTATCCCGACGAGCGCGCGACGATTCCGAAACTGGTCGAGTCCATCCAGGATCTCGGGTACGTGCTCGACGTCGAGCGCCTGGTCGGCGTCAGTCCGGAACTCATAACCGATTCGACCGTCCTGTGTGATCTGTCGATCCTGACCGAGAAACAGCGAGAAGCCATCGAACTCGCCGTCCAGCGAGGGTACTACGCCCGCGATAGCGACGTCAACCTGGACGGGATCGCCAGCGAACTGGACATCTCGAACTCCGCGCTCTCGCGCCGACTCAAGTCCGCAGAGGCAAAGCTGATGCTCGAACTGATCGATCGGGCGGACGGCGACAGCTGCTAG
- a CDS encoding TorD/DmsD family molecular chaperone: protein MSSPSDDPGSPSVSVFEQSAAWRDLHVLLATGLRHPDEQFRAALETGEFEAELRSLVSELDVGLAISVVPPVERSDGLTTAYIDLFEGGQQPYAPPVESPYRPWYDRDEGGLMNGPSAAEMRQRYRALDVSVPDAYSPDHIALLLEYGSLLLEADEREAYRSFVRTHFEWVPALRRATDTAAANAPVYRWLAVLIDELCVALRDRLDVPDPTAEDVDRMVARAGNS, encoded by the coding sequence ATGTCTTCCCCCAGCGACGATCCCGGCTCCCCGTCTGTGTCCGTCTTCGAGCAGTCGGCGGCCTGGCGGGACCTGCACGTCCTTCTGGCGACCGGGCTTCGTCACCCCGACGAGCAGTTCAGAGCGGCTCTCGAGACTGGCGAGTTCGAAGCGGAACTGCGGTCACTCGTGTCTGAGCTCGATGTCGGTCTCGCGATTTCGGTCGTGCCGCCGGTCGAGCGGAGCGACGGACTCACGACGGCGTACATCGATCTCTTCGAGGGCGGGCAACAGCCCTACGCCCCACCGGTAGAGTCCCCGTATCGACCCTGGTACGACAGGGACGAGGGCGGGCTGATGAACGGACCGTCGGCCGCCGAGATGCGCCAGCGCTACCGTGCGCTCGATGTGTCCGTCCCCGACGCGTACTCGCCGGATCACATCGCACTGCTGCTGGAGTACGGGAGCCTGCTGCTCGAAGCCGACGAGCGTGAGGCCTATCGATCGTTCGTTCGCACGCACTTCGAGTGGGTGCCGGCACTCAGGCGCGCGACGGACACGGCGGCCGCGAACGCGCCGGTCTACCGCTGGCTCGCCGTGCTGATCGACGAACTGTGTGTCGCTCTCCGGGACCGTCTGGACGTCCCGGATCCGACTGCGGAGGACGTTGATCGGATGGTCGCCCGGGCCGGCAACAGCTGA
- the nrfD gene encoding NrfD/PsrC family molybdoenzyme membrane anchor subunit, translating into MSDIATGSDLLWIARGHWEIFIATYLFLGGLSGGAYLTSVVSSEVFRPRARGPDEIFACEETSRWGAIVGVLAIAVGGVALLSHLGAPLRALTFPVLFTNFGSWLVIGTWFIVLFALFVTIEAFWLLFGEEHAGSEGLSYVPRWIVAWIDDVLPLPEGWSIVAALDWLADRLRPTERARRVVHAVGSVAAVGVIVYTALLLTDVSVVPLWDRQYLPIVFLMSGPSTGISAALLGTVASGGGLSRTNHLFCLADDALIAVETVTLVGLLVALSSGSPAGEQSYDLLVNGAYFPHFAVGVLALGLVVPFGLSMTMTGLVRFTDIEHRWGAAFTGGFALKYVLVLAGGFLLRYTLLFGAVKQPLGVP; encoded by the coding sequence ATGAGCGATATCGCAACCGGATCCGATCTCCTGTGGATCGCGCGAGGCCACTGGGAAATCTTCATCGCCACCTACCTGTTTCTGGGTGGGCTGAGCGGCGGCGCGTACCTCACCTCCGTCGTCTCCTCGGAGGTGTTCCGGCCGCGTGCCCGGGGCCCCGACGAGATTTTCGCCTGCGAGGAGACCTCACGATGGGGTGCTATCGTCGGAGTCCTCGCCATCGCCGTCGGCGGCGTGGCGCTGCTGTCGCACCTCGGCGCGCCGCTGCGCGCGCTCACGTTCCCGGTGCTGTTCACCAACTTCGGCTCGTGGCTGGTCATCGGGACGTGGTTTATCGTGCTGTTCGCACTGTTCGTCACGATCGAGGCCTTCTGGTTGCTGTTCGGCGAGGAACACGCCGGCTCCGAGGGCCTGAGCTACGTCCCGCGCTGGATCGTCGCCTGGATCGACGACGTGCTCCCGCTTCCCGAGGGATGGAGCATCGTCGCCGCGCTCGACTGGCTCGCGGACCGCCTCCGACCGACCGAACGCGCTCGACGCGTCGTTCACGCCGTCGGGAGCGTCGCCGCTGTCGGCGTCATCGTCTACACCGCGCTGCTGTTGACCGACGTCTCGGTGGTCCCGCTGTGGGACCGACAGTACCTGCCGATCGTCTTCCTCATGAGCGGTCCCTCGACGGGCATCTCCGCGGCGCTGCTCGGGACCGTCGCCAGCGGCGGCGGCCTCAGCCGGACGAACCACCTGTTCTGTCTGGCCGACGACGCTCTCATCGCCGTCGAGACGGTGACGCTGGTCGGACTGCTGGTCGCCCTCTCGTCAGGCAGTCCGGCGGGCGAGCAGAGCTACGACCTCCTGGTGAACGGGGCGTACTTCCCGCACTTCGCCGTCGGCGTCCTCGCGCTCGGACTCGTCGTCCCGTTTGGGCTCTCGATGACGATGACCGGGCTGGTCCGGTTCACCGACATCGAACACCGGTGGGGAGCCGCGTTCACCGGCGGATTCGCTCTGAAGTACGTCCTCGTGCTCGCCGGCGGGTTCCTGCTCCGGTACACGCTCCTCTTCGGCGCGGTCAAACAGCCGCTGGGGGTGCCGTGA
- a CDS encoding molybdopterin-containing oxidoreductase family protein, which produces MSERDSEGGLTRRSLLKTAAAGAVASTAGCGSILSTSSSSSLTRGTETAYGNCWQCHKACGMEVTLNEAGEATELHGIDGHPRGSAGEGTKGTLCPKGLSQLEKAYSPERIKQPHVRKDGELQKVDWDEAISYTADRLEDFADEYGPESLIEFHGWGTSGVFSTLFRNLYGCPNHVPHPTPTCFGSMAVTGTLMGLGGGNIRWIDYPNTEYILVWGRDPLESFAGQWEAKQLLKARERGAKIVTIDPVYTETAKKSDVWLPIEPRTDGALALAMANVIIEEGLYDEEFVEEYTHGFETYKEAVADKTPEWAAEKTGLAEHDGLGAETIREIAIGFAEAAPAAGITSWTGLGQSADHQKGAQNVVALTALVGNIDRPGGQRWHTSPPLSDPFEVGCEEELPNNAADNPCYLTDKESGYASMTGKPVQNRVPEMVDNGDVRGMVYYYRNPVTDGAAQEWLGTDEREGALEKMDLVVGIDAFWSETARKADVVLPEASQLEKPMFESGGYGAYNEHPWITGSKAAIEPQWNSKPGFEIVSELGREMGYEEYFPWEDKTEFINDQLEAVDLTLEELEQEHDTYYVFDDEQHRNPYEKWKGGGFAQGAEEFWFDLDKKLEGMYGKLSEQVGAEITTGPQWVEPGTIGDELTEEYPLEMLDTRTVEFSHGGDQALSLPLEQLAESYGLEHEDYRGNYLVIHPDQAGERDIEHGDMVTIASEHGEAELMAAVTEGIHPGAVSVEPYGFGRGSIQPDGDGANNMLLNSPEQIDPVSGEIDRHIAVEVSPGGDD; this is translated from the coding sequence GTGAGCGAACGCGATTCGGAGGGCGGACTGACACGACGCTCACTGTTGAAAACCGCGGCCGCGGGAGCCGTCGCCAGCACCGCCGGCTGTGGGTCGATCCTTTCAACTTCGTCTTCGTCGTCGCTGACGCGCGGTACGGAGACGGCGTACGGCAACTGCTGGCAGTGTCACAAGGCCTGCGGCATGGAGGTGACGCTCAACGAGGCGGGCGAAGCGACGGAGCTCCACGGCATCGACGGCCATCCGCGCGGCAGCGCCGGCGAGGGAACGAAAGGGACCCTCTGTCCGAAAGGCCTCTCCCAACTGGAGAAGGCCTACTCGCCCGAGCGGATCAAGCAGCCCCACGTCCGCAAGGACGGCGAACTACAGAAGGTCGACTGGGACGAGGCGATCTCCTATACGGCCGACCGCCTGGAGGATTTCGCCGACGAGTACGGGCCCGAATCGCTGATCGAGTTCCACGGCTGGGGGACCTCCGGGGTCTTCAGCACGCTGTTCCGGAATCTCTATGGCTGCCCCAACCACGTTCCGCACCCGACGCCGACCTGTTTCGGCTCGATGGCGGTGACGGGCACGCTGATGGGTCTCGGCGGCGGAAACATCCGCTGGATCGACTACCCCAACACCGAGTACATCTTGGTGTGGGGTCGAGACCCCCTGGAGAGTTTCGCCGGCCAGTGGGAGGCCAAACAACTCCTCAAAGCTCGCGAGCGCGGCGCGAAGATCGTCACGATCGATCCGGTCTACACCGAGACCGCAAAGAAATCTGACGTGTGGCTCCCGATCGAACCCCGGACCGACGGCGCGCTGGCGCTGGCGATGGCCAACGTCATCATCGAGGAGGGGCTGTACGACGAGGAGTTTGTTGAAGAGTACACGCACGGCTTCGAGACCTACAAGGAGGCTGTCGCCGACAAGACCCCCGAGTGGGCCGCAGAGAAGACCGGTCTGGCCGAACACGACGGACTGGGCGCAGAGACGATCCGCGAGATCGCTATCGGATTCGCCGAGGCCGCTCCCGCGGCAGGAATCACTTCCTGGACCGGACTCGGTCAGAGCGCCGACCACCAGAAGGGCGCACAGAACGTGGTCGCGCTGACGGCGCTGGTCGGCAACATCGACCGACCCGGCGGGCAGCGCTGGCACACCAGCCCGCCCCTGTCGGACCCCTTCGAGGTCGGCTGTGAGGAAGAACTCCCGAACAACGCCGCGGACAACCCGTGCTATCTCACGGACAAAGAATCGGGCTACGCCTCGATGACCGGTAAGCCGGTCCAGAACCGCGTTCCCGAGATGGTGGACAACGGCGACGTTCGGGGGATGGTCTACTACTACCGGAATCCGGTCACCGACGGGGCCGCCCAAGAGTGGCTCGGCACCGACGAGCGGGAGGGCGCCCTCGAGAAGATGGACCTGGTCGTCGGGATCGACGCCTTCTGGAGCGAGACCGCCCGCAAGGCCGACGTGGTCCTGCCCGAAGCCTCACAGCTCGAAAAGCCCATGTTCGAATCCGGCGGGTACGGCGCGTACAACGAACATCCGTGGATCACCGGATCGAAGGCCGCGATCGAGCCCCAGTGGAACAGCAAGCCCGGCTTCGAGATCGTCAGCGAACTCGGCCGTGAGATGGGCTACGAGGAGTATTTCCCCTGGGAGGACAAGACGGAATTCATCAACGACCAGCTCGAGGCGGTCGATCTCACGCTCGAGGAACTGGAACAGGAGCACGATACCTACTACGTGTTCGACGACGAGCAGCACCGCAACCCCTACGAGAAGTGGAAAGGCGGCGGCTTCGCGCAAGGGGCCGAGGAGTTCTGGTTCGACCTCGACAAGAAGCTCGAGGGGATGTACGGCAAACTCAGCGAGCAAGTCGGTGCCGAGATCACGACCGGCCCGCAGTGGGTCGAACCCGGAACGATCGGCGACGAGCTGACCGAGGAGTATCCCCTGGAGATGCTCGACACCCGGACTGTGGAGTTCTCACATGGCGGCGATCAGGCGCTGTCGCTCCCCCTCGAGCAACTCGCCGAGTCGTACGGCCTCGAACACGAGGACTACCGCGGCAACTACCTGGTGATCCATCCGGACCAAGCGGGCGAGCGCGACATCGAGCACGGCGACATGGTGACGATCGCCTCCGAACACGGCGAGGCCGAACTGATGGCGGCCGTGACGGAGGGGATCCATCCGGGTGCGGTCAGCGTCGAACCGTACGGCTTCGGTCGGGGGTCGATCCAGCCAGACGGCGACGGTGCGAACAACATGCTACTCAACAGTCCAGAACAGATCGATCCGGTATCGGGCGAGATAGACAGGCACATCGCGGTCGAGGTTTCCCCCGGAGGTGACGACTGA
- a CDS encoding helix-turn-helix domain-containing protein yields MTESDFGTMTHERRPLWIVLEIDVEDDCPLTDIEDPVLDTDLQHMGGICRSEVVTGGQDVEVLHFEEPMGSECLADVFFEHDCVPQITGVDDGSLLVTIHPSDRADIPELLEGLEAVGYHAQLDRVVQIDEDMIGTSPVLCDFSLLTEKQQEALELAVRHGYYSQPRETTLSELASRLGIGKSAVSHRLQAAESKVIRNHVPQTDSLSATNG; encoded by the coding sequence ATGACCGAAAGTGACTTCGGGACGATGACCCACGAGCGGCGGCCGCTGTGGATCGTGCTCGAGATAGACGTCGAGGACGACTGCCCGCTGACCGACATCGAGGATCCGGTACTGGACACCGATCTGCAGCACATGGGCGGCATCTGTCGATCGGAGGTCGTGACTGGCGGCCAAGACGTCGAGGTGCTCCACTTCGAGGAGCCGATGGGGTCGGAGTGTCTGGCGGACGTGTTTTTCGAACACGACTGTGTTCCGCAGATCACGGGCGTCGACGACGGTTCGTTGCTGGTGACGATCCACCCGTCCGATCGAGCGGACATCCCCGAGTTGCTCGAGGGGCTGGAGGCGGTTGGATACCACGCACAGCTCGACCGCGTCGTCCAGATCGACGAGGATATGATCGGTACGTCACCTGTCCTCTGTGATTTTAGCCTTCTGACCGAGAAACAGCAGGAAGCCCTGGAGCTGGCTGTCAGACACGGATATTACTCGCAGCCCCGGGAGACGACCCTCTCTGAGCTGGCGTCGAGGCTGGGTATCGGCAAGTCGGCGGTCTCCCACCGCCTGCAGGCCGCGGAATCGAAGGTCATCCGCAATCACGTCCCACAGACAGACTCGCTGTCAGCTACCAACGGCTGA
- a CDS encoding Hsp20/alpha crystallin family protein, with protein sequence MSALRDALQELPDAVFADLLESDEAYLLVVDLPGATAETVDAHVEGGRIVIEARREKGLPVEFEYVEEERSMFLDVELPLPPDASGTGAEGTVDNGVLELRLPKQTADPSATIPIDEA encoded by the coding sequence ATGTCAGCCCTGCGAGACGCGTTGCAAGAGTTGCCCGACGCGGTGTTCGCCGACCTCCTGGAGAGCGACGAGGCGTACCTGCTGGTCGTCGATCTCCCGGGAGCGACCGCCGAGACGGTCGACGCCCACGTCGAAGGGGGACGGATCGTCATCGAAGCGAGACGCGAGAAGGGCCTTCCCGTCGAGTTCGAATACGTCGAAGAGGAGCGGTCGATGTTCCTCGACGTGGAGTTGCCACTCCCGCCGGACGCGAGCGGGACCGGTGCCGAGGGGACCGTCGACAACGGCGTCCTCGAACTCCGCCTGCCGAAACAGACCGCCGACCCGTCGGCGACGATTCCGATCGACGAGGCCTGA